The following coding sequences are from one Comamonas koreensis window:
- a CDS encoding OmpW/AlkL family protein — MKKMMLAAAAVYAMASGAAMAQEAQSPWQVRVRAVHLDSANKDSTGLGLSINDKTIPEVDVSYFFTPNIAAELVLTYPQKHDLRSDGAKIGTLKHLPPSLLAQYHFTNMGAFKPYLGAGVNYTRFSNVNFAPAVEAALDPSIKKNSFGPALQIGFDYMLDKHWSINVDVKKVYIKTDVRSAGTKVGTFKVDPWLLGVGVGYRF, encoded by the coding sequence ATGAAAAAAATGATGTTGGCAGCGGCAGCTGTATATGCAATGGCGTCGGGCGCGGCGATGGCGCAAGAGGCGCAAAGCCCCTGGCAAGTGCGTGTGCGCGCCGTGCATCTGGACAGCGCCAACAAGGACTCCACCGGCCTGGGCCTGTCGATCAATGACAAGACGATTCCCGAAGTGGATGTGAGCTACTTTTTCACGCCCAATATCGCGGCAGAGCTGGTGCTGACCTACCCGCAAAAGCATGACCTGCGCTCGGACGGCGCCAAGATCGGCACGCTCAAGCACCTGCCGCCCAGCCTGCTCGCGCAGTACCACTTCACCAATATGGGCGCCTTCAAGCCCTACCTAGGCGCTGGTGTGAACTACACGCGCTTCTCGAACGTGAACTTTGCACCGGCTGTTGAGGCCGCGCTCGATCCATCGATCAAGAAGAACAGCTTTGGCCCGGCGCTGCAGATCGGCTTTGACTACATGCTGGACAAGCACTGGTCGATCAACGTCGACGTGAAGAAGGTCTACATCAAGACCGATGTGCGCTCGGCCGGCACCAAGGTGGGCACTTTTAAGGTGGATCCTTGGTTGCTGGGTGTGGGTGTGGGCTACCGCTTCTAA